A genomic window from Sulfurimonas hongkongensis includes:
- a CDS encoding TIGR00282 family metallophosphoesterase translates to MRVAFIGDIVGRPGRDMIQKYLKKIRAEYEVDFVIANYENASHGFGLTKKNADELVSFGVDSMTGGNHTWDKKEIVPLLSTHELLRPDNYPDEVGGTGCKVYEVAGERLAIINLMGHFCMPQVDNAFRKAKERVAELRADGVKNIFIDFHAEATSEKRAMLMMLKGEVSAIIGTHTHVGTDDLQIVESTAYLSDIGLSGCRDNVIGMDKEAPIKQFLTGLKSHFDIPKNCKKILQIAIMDINDGKCLNAFKLKYFCDGRILKTEAWVES, encoded by the coding sequence ATGAGAGTAGCTTTTATTGGCGATATAGTTGGACGTCCAGGGCGTGATATGATACAAAAATATCTAAAAAAGATAAGAGCTGAGTATGAGGTTGATTTTGTAATAGCAAACTATGAAAATGCATCTCATGGTTTTGGTTTAACTAAAAAAAATGCAGATGAATTAGTCTCTTTTGGTGTTGACTCTATGACTGGTGGGAACCATACTTGGGATAAAAAAGAGATAGTACCACTACTGAGTACTCATGAGCTACTACGCCCTGATAACTACCCAGATGAAGTGGGTGGAACTGGATGTAAGGTTTATGAAGTAGCAGGGGAGCGTTTAGCTATTATAAATCTTATGGGACATTTTTGTATGCCACAAGTAGATAATGCTTTTAGAAAGGCTAAAGAGAGAGTAGCAGAGTTAAGAGCAGATGGAGTTAAAAATATTTTTATAGATTTTCATGCAGAAGCAACAAGTGAAAAAAGAGCGATGCTTATGATGCTCAAAGGTGAAGTAAGCGCCATCATAGGAACGCATACTCATGTGGGTACAGATGACTTACAAATCGTAGAATCAACTGCATATTTAAGTGATATAGGGCTTAGCGGATGTAGAGATAATGTTATAGGGATGGATAAAGAAGCACCTATAAAGCAGTTTTTAACTGGATTGAAATCACACTTTGATATACCAAAAAATTGTAAAAAGATACTTCAAATTGCCATCATGGATATAAACGATGGGAAATGTTTGAATGCTTTTAAGCTAAAATATTTTTGTGATGGACGTATTTTAAAGACTGAGGCTTGGGTAGAGTCTTAA